One segment of Streptomyces bathyalis DNA contains the following:
- the ybaK gene encoding Cys-tRNA(Pro) deacylase has product MAKKNRRQKQQQAATPATLAAARADVEFTTHSYEHDPSAASYGAEAAEALGVAPERVFKTLVAEVDGALTVAIVPVSASLDLKALASAAGGKRAAMADPAAVERSTGYVLGGVSPLGQRRPLPTVLDESALAHATICVSAGRRGLEIELAPADLAELTGAAKAAIARTSDAS; this is encoded by the coding sequence ATGGCGAAGAAGAACCGGCGGCAGAAGCAGCAGCAGGCGGCTACTCCGGCGACGCTCGCCGCCGCCCGCGCGGACGTGGAGTTCACCACGCACTCCTACGAGCACGACCCGTCCGCCGCCTCGTACGGTGCCGAGGCCGCCGAGGCCCTGGGGGTCGCGCCCGAGCGGGTCTTCAAGACCCTCGTCGCCGAGGTCGACGGCGCGCTGACCGTCGCGATCGTTCCGGTCTCCGCCTCGCTGGACCTGAAGGCCCTTGCGTCGGCGGCCGGCGGCAAACGGGCGGCGATGGCCGACCCTGCGGCCGTCGAGCGCAGTACGGGCTATGTGCTGGGCGGTGTCTCACCCCTCGGGCAGCGCAGGCCGCTGCCCACTGTCCTCGACGAGTCCGCCCTGGCGCACGCCACCATCTGCGTCTCCGCGGGACGCCGGGGTCTGGAGATCGAACTCGCCCCCGCCGACCTCGCGGAACTGACGGGCGCGGCCAAAGCGGCCATCGCCCGCACGAGTGACGCGTCCTGA
- a CDS encoding NYN domain-containing protein, with protein MDRCVVLVDAGYLLGAAASLLAGEPMRSQISVDHAALIRGLRERAEADTGCDLLRIYWFDGAPDRVPQPEHRKLRVMSRVTVRLGALTRSDGRWAQKGVDAAMHAELTELARNRACSDIVLVTGDGDLLPGLMSAKEHGVAVHLWAVQAADGDYNQSEDLVAEADERRVLDRSWITEAVRATEPSGAYHPQSASRPEIAAILSAPLPESAKNGSAPVAPVHHAASAPPSATPPPPPAGAAADGAADTQATDSEDDEAAAPDKGTSGVPTVPTPKDLAGLGRPAPHPGHGAPPGATLRWSSERGCVERSTSGESQEAAALPMLAQLTTAEQRWADREEDITAVSGDPFEVGQVFARRWLERLSAPAHVQSLAREYPRIPHRIDGELLRYAARFGLLAHKDDQIDEHDRYAIRAGFWREIDAPVTGQTVPDEDASVAEQ; from the coding sequence GTGGACCGCTGCGTCGTTCTGGTGGATGCCGGATATCTGTTGGGCGCCGCCGCGAGTCTGCTGGCGGGGGAGCCCATGCGCTCCCAGATCAGCGTGGATCACGCCGCCCTGATCCGCGGGCTACGCGAACGTGCCGAGGCCGACACCGGCTGTGATCTGCTGCGGATCTACTGGTTCGACGGCGCACCCGACCGGGTGCCGCAGCCCGAGCACCGCAAGCTCCGGGTGATGTCGCGCGTCACCGTACGTCTCGGAGCACTGACCAGAAGCGACGGCCGCTGGGCCCAGAAGGGCGTCGACGCGGCGATGCACGCGGAGCTCACCGAACTGGCCCGGAATCGGGCCTGCTCCGACATCGTCCTCGTCACGGGCGACGGTGATCTGCTCCCGGGGCTGATGTCGGCCAAGGAACACGGCGTCGCCGTGCACCTGTGGGCAGTGCAGGCGGCGGACGGCGACTACAACCAGTCCGAGGATCTCGTGGCCGAGGCCGACGAGCGCCGGGTCCTGGACCGCAGCTGGATCACGGAGGCCGTGCGCGCCACGGAACCGTCCGGTGCGTACCACCCGCAGTCCGCATCCAGACCCGAGATCGCGGCGATCCTCTCCGCGCCGCTGCCCGAATCGGCCAAGAACGGAAGCGCACCCGTCGCGCCCGTGCATCACGCGGCGTCCGCGCCGCCCTCGGCGACACCCCCGCCGCCACCCGCCGGCGCGGCCGCGGACGGCGCCGCTGACACTCAGGCGACGGACAGCGAGGACGACGAGGCGGCCGCCCCGGACAAGGGCACCAGCGGCGTTCCCACCGTTCCCACTCCCAAGGACCTCGCCGGGCTCGGCCGTCCCGCGCCGCACCCCGGCCACGGCGCCCCTCCCGGCGCGACACTCAGATGGTCCTCCGAGCGGGGCTGCGTCGAGCGCAGCACATCAGGGGAGTCCCAGGAGGCTGCCGCGCTGCCTATGCTCGCCCAGCTGACGACGGCCGAGCAGCGCTGGGCGGACCGTGAGGAGGACATCACGGCGGTCAGCGGCGACCCCTTCGAGGTCGGCCAGGTCTTCGCCCGGCGCTGGCTGGAGCGGCTCTCCGCCCCCGCCCACGTGCAGTCGCTGGCCCGTGAGTATCCGCGCATCCCGCACCGCATCGACGGGGAGCTGCTCCGCTACGCGGCCCGCTTCGGGCTGCTCGCGCACAAGGACGACCAGATCGACGAGCACGACCGGTACGCGATCCGGGCGGGGTTCTGGCGTGAGATCGACGCCCCCGTGACCGGGCAGACCGTCCCCGACGAGGACGCCTCCGTCGCCGAGCAGTAG
- a CDS encoding LON peptidase substrate-binding domain-containing protein, with product MTTALPLFPLNSVLFPGLVLPLNIFEQRYRALMRDLLKIPEDTPRRFGVVAIRDGRETAQTSKGLPESAPPAGTEPMAGFGSDPMASFYSVGCIADASTIRERAGAAGGPAASGASGATGGDADDASLEEEDEAVSDGPGYEVLATGTTRFRLHSVDSSGPYLMGEIEELPEDEGDGAGALASGVLRAFRGYQKRLASARERTLAAGQELPDDPSVVSYLVAAATILDTPTKQRLLQAPDTATRLADELKILRRETAVIGKLPSLPAAELTRDPTSPN from the coding sequence GTGACAACCGCGCTTCCGCTCTTCCCGCTCAACTCGGTGCTGTTCCCGGGCCTGGTGCTGCCGTTGAACATCTTCGAGCAGCGATACCGCGCGCTGATGCGGGACCTGCTGAAGATCCCCGAGGACACACCCCGCCGCTTCGGCGTGGTCGCCATCCGCGACGGCCGGGAGACCGCTCAGACCTCCAAGGGCCTGCCGGAGAGCGCGCCGCCCGCGGGCACCGAGCCGATGGCCGGTTTCGGATCCGATCCGATGGCGTCGTTCTACTCGGTCGGATGCATCGCCGACGCCTCGACGATCCGCGAGCGCGCCGGCGCGGCGGGCGGCCCCGCCGCGTCGGGTGCGTCCGGCGCCACGGGAGGGGACGCCGACGACGCGTCCCTCGAGGAGGAGGACGAGGCCGTGTCCGACGGTCCGGGCTACGAGGTCCTGGCCACCGGCACCACCCGTTTCCGGCTGCACTCCGTGGACTCCAGCGGCCCGTATCTCATGGGCGAGATCGAGGAGTTGCCGGAGGACGAGGGCGACGGAGCGGGTGCGCTGGCCTCAGGTGTGCTGCGTGCATTCCGCGGCTACCAGAAGCGGCTCGCGAGCGCACGGGAGCGGACCTTGGCCGCCGGGCAGGAACTGCCTGACGATCCGTCCGTCGTCTCGTACCTGGTGGCCGCCGCGACCATCCTCGACACTCCCACCAAGCAGCGCCTGCTCCAGGCCCCGGACACCGCGACGCGGCTGGCGGACGAGCTGAAGATCCTCCGCCGGGAGACAGCAGTGATCGGCAAGCTGCCCTCGCTCCCGGCGGCGGAACTCACACGCGACCCGACCAGCCCCAACTGA
- the hisH gene encoding imidazole glycerol phosphate synthase subunit HisH yields MSTGNTDGTAAEGRSAAGGNEQRKKVVVFDYGFGNVRSAERALARAGADVEITRDYGAAMEADGLLVPGVGAFAACMDGLRAARGDWIMERRLAGGRPVLGICVGMQVLFARGIEHGVEAEGLGEWPGTVGPLKADADHSVPHMGWNTVTPAEGSRLFEGLSESERYYFVHSYAVHDWELTVTNPAMTPPRVSWAEHGAPFVAAVENGPLWATQFHPEKSGDAGARLLSNWVAFI; encoded by the coding sequence GTGAGCACCGGCAACACGGACGGCACGGCCGCGGAGGGCAGGAGCGCCGCGGGCGGGAACGAGCAGCGCAAGAAGGTCGTCGTCTTCGACTACGGCTTCGGCAACGTGCGTTCGGCCGAGCGCGCTCTTGCCCGCGCCGGCGCGGACGTGGAGATCACCCGCGACTACGGCGCGGCCATGGAGGCGGACGGTCTGCTGGTGCCGGGCGTCGGCGCCTTCGCCGCCTGCATGGACGGGCTGCGGGCGGCACGCGGCGACTGGATCATGGAGCGGCGCCTCGCGGGAGGGCGCCCCGTGCTGGGCATATGCGTCGGCATGCAGGTCCTCTTCGCCCGCGGCATCGAGCACGGCGTCGAGGCCGAAGGCCTGGGTGAATGGCCGGGCACCGTGGGGCCGTTGAAGGCGGACGCCGATCACTCGGTGCCCCACATGGGCTGGAACACGGTCACTCCGGCCGAGGGTTCGCGTCTCTTCGAGGGGCTCTCCGAGAGCGAGCGCTACTACTTCGTCCACTCCTACGCCGTCCACGACTGGGAACTGACCGTCACGAATCCGGCGATGACCCCGCCCAGGGTCAGCTGGGCCGAGCACGGTGCGCCGTTCGTCGCCGCCGTGGAGAACGGTCCGCTGTGGGCGACCCAGTTCCACCCCGAGAAGTCCGGCGACGCCGGTGCCCGGCTGCTCTCCAACTGGGTCGCGTTCATCTGA
- the hisB gene encoding imidazoleglycerol-phosphate dehydratase HisB — protein MARVGRVERSTKETSVLVEINLDGTGKADISTGVGFYDHMLDQLGRHGLFDLSVKTEGDLHIDSHHTIEDTSLALGAAFKQALGDKSGIVRFANASVPLDESLAQVTVDLSGRPYLVHSEPEGMAPMIGEYDTTMTRHILESFVAQAQVALHVHVPYGRNAHHIVECQFKALARALRYASEIDPRQSGIPSTKGAL, from the coding sequence CTGGCTCGCGTGGGCCGCGTGGAGCGCAGCACGAAGGAGACGTCGGTCCTCGTCGAGATCAATCTCGACGGCACCGGCAAGGCCGACATCTCCACGGGCGTCGGCTTCTACGACCACATGCTCGACCAGCTCGGCCGCCACGGCCTCTTCGACCTGTCGGTCAAGACCGAGGGCGATCTGCACATCGACAGCCACCACACGATCGAGGACACCTCGCTCGCGCTCGGCGCCGCCTTCAAGCAGGCACTCGGCGACAAGAGCGGGATCGTCCGCTTCGCCAATGCCTCCGTGCCGCTGGACGAGTCGCTGGCCCAGGTCACGGTCGACCTCTCGGGCCGTCCGTACCTCGTGCACAGCGAACCCGAGGGCATGGCGCCGATGATCGGCGAGTACGACACGACGATGACGCGGCACATCCTGGAGTCCTTCGTGGCGCAGGCGCAGGTCGCGCTGCACGTGCACGTGCCGTACGGGCGCAATGCGCATCACATCGTCGAGTGCCAGTTCAAGGCCCTTGCCCGCGCGCTGCGTTACGCCAGCGAGATCGACCCGCGCCAGAGCGGCATCCCCTCGACGAAGGGCGCGCTGTGA
- a CDS encoding histidinol-phosphate transaminase, with protein sequence MTGIEQLPIRDELRGKTPYGAPQLDVPVRLNTNENPYPLPEELVRRIAERVTEAARTLNRYPDRDAVELRTALASYLTRTTGFEVSGNQIWAANGSNEVIQQLLQTFGGPGRTAIGFEPSYSMHGLISRGTGTGWLSGPRREDFTVDTDAAVRAIAEQRPSVVFVCSPNNPTGTAVERETVVALYEAAQAAGPSMVIVDEAYGEFSHRPSLLPLIEGRPNLVVSRTMSKAFGAAGLRLGYLAADPAVVDAVQLVRLPYHLSAVTQATALAALEHTDTLLGYVERLKEERDRLVRELRALGLEVTESDANFVQFGRFDDAHLTWQALLEQGVLVRDNGVPGRLRVTAGTPEENDAFLDAVRAVTKETPR encoded by the coding sequence GTGACCGGCATCGAACAGCTCCCCATCCGGGACGAGTTGCGAGGCAAGACCCCGTACGGCGCCCCGCAACTGGACGTGCCCGTACGGCTGAACACGAACGAGAACCCGTATCCGCTGCCCGAGGAACTGGTCCGGCGCATCGCGGAGCGCGTCACCGAGGCCGCCCGCACGCTGAACCGCTACCCGGACCGTGACGCGGTCGAGCTGCGCACCGCGCTCGCCTCGTATCTGACCCGTACGACGGGCTTCGAGGTCTCCGGGAACCAGATCTGGGCGGCCAACGGTTCCAACGAGGTCATCCAGCAGCTGCTGCAGACCTTCGGCGGGCCCGGCCGCACCGCCATCGGCTTCGAGCCGTCGTACTCGATGCACGGCCTCATCTCCCGCGGCACGGGCACCGGCTGGCTGTCCGGGCCGCGCCGTGAGGACTTCACGGTCGACACGGACGCCGCGGTGCGCGCCATCGCTGAGCAGCGCCCCTCGGTCGTCTTCGTCTGCTCGCCCAACAACCCGACGGGCACGGCGGTCGAGCGCGAGACGGTCGTGGCGCTGTACGAGGCGGCGCAGGCCGCCGGGCCGTCGATGGTGATCGTGGACGAGGCGTACGGCGAGTTCTCGCACCGGCCCTCGCTGCTGCCGCTGATCGAGGGCCGTCCGAACCTCGTCGTCAGCCGGACGATGTCGAAGGCCTTCGGTGCGGCGGGGCTGCGTCTGGGCTATCTCGCGGCCGACCCCGCCGTCGTCGACGCGGTGCAGCTGGTGCGGCTGCCCTACCACCTTTCGGCGGTCACGCAGGCCACGGCGCTGGCCGCCCTGGAGCACACCGATACGCTGCTCGGATACGTCGAGCGGCTCAAGGAAGAGCGTGACCGGCTGGTGCGGGAGCTGCGTGCTCTCGGGCTCGAAGTGACCGAGTCCGACGCCAACTTCGTCCAGTTCGGACGGTTCGACGACGCTCACCTCACATGGCAGGCCCTGCTGGAGCAGGGCGTGCTCGTGCGGGACAACGGTGTACCGGGCCGGCTGCGGGTCACCGCGGGCACGCCCGAAGAGAACGACGCGTTCCTCGACGCGGTACGTGCAGTGACGAAGGAGACCCCCCGATGA
- the hisD gene encoding histidinol dehydrogenase, which translates to MISRIDLRGSAVSADGGFDRDLLPRAELDVEAALEKVRPICDDVRHRGTAALIDYAQRFDGVTLERVRVPREALDEALAELDPDVRAALEESVRRARIVHRDQRRSDSAVTVVPGGTVTERWVPVERVGLYVPGGRAVYPSSVVMNVVPAQEAGVGSLAVTSPPQPEFGGLPHPTVLAACALLGVYEVYAAGGAQAIAMFAYGTDECPSAQLVTGPGNIYVAAAKRLLKGRIGIDSEAGPTEIAILADDTADAAHVAADLVSQAEHDTVAAAVLVTPSVELAGAVEGELKEQVAVARHRERITEALSGRQSGIVLIDSLEDGLAVVNAYAAEHLEIQTEDSAGWAARVRNAGAVFVGPYSPVSLGDYCAGSNHVLPTGGCACHSSGLSVQSFLRGIHVVDYSRDALAEVTHHVVTLAEAEDLPAHGTALKARFAGGEQEGTSAGGEQEGTSAGGEQEDTGAGGEQEDTGAGGEQEDTSEGKVPQSK; encoded by the coding sequence GTGATCTCCCGAATCGACCTGCGCGGTTCCGCCGTCTCCGCAGACGGCGGCTTCGACCGTGATCTGCTGCCACGTGCCGAGCTGGACGTCGAGGCCGCCCTGGAGAAGGTGCGGCCGATCTGTGACGACGTCCGGCATCGTGGCACGGCGGCGCTCATCGACTACGCGCAGCGGTTCGACGGTGTGACGCTGGAGCGTGTCCGCGTCCCGCGTGAGGCTCTGGACGAGGCGCTGGCCGAGCTGGACCCGGACGTGCGGGCGGCCCTGGAGGAGTCGGTGCGCCGCGCCCGTATCGTCCACCGCGACCAGCGGCGCAGTGATTCGGCCGTCACGGTCGTGCCCGGCGGCACGGTCACCGAGCGGTGGGTGCCGGTCGAGCGGGTCGGGCTGTACGTGCCCGGCGGGCGGGCCGTGTATCCGTCGTCGGTCGTGATGAACGTCGTGCCCGCGCAGGAGGCGGGCGTGGGTTCCCTCGCGGTCACCTCGCCGCCGCAGCCCGAGTTCGGGGGGCTGCCGCACCCGACCGTCCTCGCCGCGTGCGCGCTGCTCGGCGTGTACGAGGTGTACGCGGCCGGCGGTGCCCAGGCGATCGCGATGTTCGCCTACGGCACCGACGAGTGCCCGTCCGCGCAGCTGGTGACGGGCCCCGGCAACATCTACGTCGCGGCAGCCAAGCGGCTGCTCAAGGGCCGCATCGGCATCGACTCCGAGGCCGGCCCCACCGAGATCGCGATCCTCGCCGACGACACGGCCGACGCGGCGCACGTCGCCGCCGACCTCGTCAGCCAGGCCGAGCACGACACGGTCGCCGCCGCGGTGCTCGTCACGCCGTCCGTCGAGCTGGCCGGGGCCGTCGAGGGCGAGCTGAAGGAGCAGGTCGCCGTCGCCCGGCACCGCGAGCGGATCACCGAGGCGCTGTCCGGGCGGCAGTCGGGCATCGTACTCATCGACTCCCTGGAGGACGGGCTCGCGGTCGTCAACGCCTACGCGGCCGAGCACCTGGAGATCCAGACCGAGGACTCGGCGGGCTGGGCGGCACGCGTGCGCAACGCGGGCGCCGTCTTCGTCGGCCCGTACTCGCCCGTCTCCCTCGGCGACTACTGCGCCGGCTCCAACCACGTGCTGCCGACGGGCGGTTGTGCCTGCCACTCCTCGGGGCTCTCCGTTCAGTCCTTCCTCCGCGGCATCCACGTCGTGGACTACTCGCGGGACGCCCTCGCGGAGGTCACCCACCACGTCGTCACGCTCGCGGAGGCCGAGGACCTGCCTGCGCACGGGACGGCACTCAAGGCAAGGTTTGCCGGAGGCGAACAAGAAGGCACGAGCGCCGGAGGCGAACAAGAAGGCACGAGCGCCGGAGGCGAACAAGAAGACACGGGCGCCGGAGGCGAACAAGAAGACACGGGCGCCGGAGGCGAACAAGAAGACACGAGCGAGGGAAAGGTGCCGCAGAGCAAGTGA
- a CDS encoding ABC transporter ATP-binding protein, giving the protein MGTGTTQQTAQSVQTPTRTAVRMTSLVKTYPMSRRRAGALPLNLLRSTRDAPGIAGVRACDGVTLEVRQGEIFGLLGPNGAGKSTVVRQLAGLMRPDSGTVEVLGHDLVRHPERAARILAYLGQESGALDELTVALAAETTGRLRGLDAASARRERDEVLDELGLNALAGRPLRKLSGGQRRLACVASALVGERPLLVLDEPTTGMDPVARRAVWAAVERRRTERAATVVLVTHNVMEAETVLDRVAVLDRGRVIACDTPGGLKATVGGDVRLELVWRDRAPLDVPQVADLAGKATVSGRRWTLRMPPEAARAAVDVVTTGRAFAALDDFSLATPSLEDVYLALGGCGEGLVKV; this is encoded by the coding sequence GTGGGAACCGGCACAACGCAGCAGACGGCGCAGAGCGTGCAGACGCCGACGCGGACCGCTGTGCGCATGACGAGCCTGGTCAAGACGTATCCCATGAGCCGCCGCCGGGCCGGCGCGCTCCCCCTGAACCTGCTGCGCAGCACCCGGGACGCACCCGGTATCGCGGGCGTGCGGGCCTGCGACGGAGTCACCCTCGAAGTGCGGCAGGGCGAGATCTTCGGCCTGCTCGGCCCGAACGGAGCCGGCAAGTCCACCGTCGTCAGACAGCTGGCCGGCCTGATGCGTCCCGACTCCGGCACGGTCGAGGTGCTCGGGCACGACCTGGTGCGGCACCCGGAGCGTGCCGCGCGGATCCTCGCCTACCTCGGCCAGGAGTCCGGCGCGCTCGACGAACTGACCGTCGCCCTGGCGGCGGAGACCACGGGACGCCTTCGTGGCCTGGACGCCGCGTCCGCCCGGCGCGAGCGGGACGAGGTCCTGGACGAGCTGGGCCTGAACGCCCTCGCGGGCCGTCCGCTCAGAAAGCTCTCGGGCGGTCAGCGGCGGCTGGCCTGCGTCGCCTCGGCGCTCGTGGGGGAGCGGCCCCTGCTCGTACTGGACGAGCCGACGACCGGCATGGACCCGGTCGCCAGGCGCGCGGTGTGGGCGGCCGTGGAGCGCAGGCGCACCGAGCGCGCCGCGACGGTGGTGCTGGTGACGCACAACGTCATGGAGGCCGAGACCGTCCTCGACCGCGTGGCGGTGCTGGACCGCGGCCGCGTCATCGCCTGCGACACCCCCGGAGGGCTGAAGGCCACCGTCGGCGGGGACGTACGGCTCGAACTGGTCTGGCGCGACCGCGCGCCGCTCGACGTGCCACAGGTCGCCGACCTTGCCGGTAAGGCCACGGTCTCGGGACGCCGCTGGACGCTGCGCATGCCGCCCGAGGCGGCCCGCGCCGCGGTCGACGTCGTCACCACAGGGCGGGCCTTCGCGGCACTCGACGACTTCTCGTTGGCCACGCCCAGCCTCGAGGACGTGTATCTCGCTCTGGGCGGCTGCGGGGAAGGTCTGGTGAAGGTGTGA
- a CDS encoding ABC transporter permease, whose protein sequence is MAPREAGEDAGVAGAASAGASAGASGTAGEAPAALAPRARLWPSLAAVYRAQLSRARVARIPLLFVATFQSLGIMVLMRGVVDGGAESRAVVAGSAVLVVAFVALNLLAQYFGQLRAGGGLDHYATLPVPAAAVVLGAAGAYASFTVPGVLVTAVAGGVLYQLPLSGLWVLVAVVPLAGAALAGLGAALGLLAPKPEIATLCGQLGMSAALLLGVLPGGRLPQPVGLLRDLLPSTYGVEALARAFEVRPDWGLAALDLAVCAAVGVASLALATWAYRRAAVR, encoded by the coding sequence CTGGCTCCCCGCGAGGCCGGGGAGGACGCCGGCGTCGCGGGCGCGGCGTCTGCCGGTGCGTCGGCAGGGGCTTCCGGCACGGCCGGTGAGGCGCCCGCTGCTCTCGCGCCCCGGGCCCGTCTGTGGCCCTCGCTGGCCGCCGTGTACCGGGCGCAGCTCTCCCGCGCACGGGTCGCCCGCATCCCGCTGCTGTTCGTGGCGACGTTCCAGTCGCTGGGGATCATGGTGCTGATGAGGGGCGTGGTCGACGGCGGTGCCGAATCGAGGGCCGTGGTCGCCGGGTCCGCCGTCCTGGTGGTGGCGTTCGTGGCGCTCAATCTGCTGGCCCAGTACTTCGGGCAGCTGCGCGCGGGCGGGGGTCTCGACCACTACGCCACGCTGCCGGTGCCCGCGGCGGCGGTCGTGCTCGGTGCCGCCGGGGCGTATGCGTCGTTCACGGTGCCCGGGGTCCTCGTCACCGCCGTCGCCGGCGGCGTCCTCTACCAGCTGCCGCTGAGCGGTCTGTGGGTGCTCGTGGCCGTCGTGCCGCTCGCGGGTGCCGCTCTGGCCGGGCTCGGTGCGGCGCTGGGCCTGCTCGCCCCCAAGCCCGAGATCGCGACTCTCTGCGGGCAGCTGGGCATGTCGGCCGCGCTGCTGCTGGGCGTCCTCCCGGGCGGGCGTCTGCCGCAGCCCGTGGGCCTGCTGCGGGACCTGCTGCCCTCGACGTACGGAGTCGAGGCGCTCGCCCGTGCCTTCGAGGTGCGGCCCGACTGGGGCCTTGCCGCCCTGGATCTCGCCGTCTGCGCCGCGGTGGGTGTGGCGTCCCTGGCGCTGGCGACATGGGCGTACCGGCGCGCGGCAGTCCGCTGA
- a CDS encoding oxidoreductase, with the protein MWQAFVNGSEYDLRSGEEELDDPNGDHEWGPDRTVRARVIAHLLLHGPPPLLGRVSSLHVSGARITDVLDLSGGIIEPYFEMRQCRFEREVRMAEARMHTGRLVDCYIPRLEAARLNTDGDLHLPRCSIPEGIKLTDATIGTDLMLNEATVGSGRRIRAIAADGITVSQELQASLLVTDGEVSLRGATVGSSLHMFGTVLRNTKGRYALYAPQMTVEHVASFADANRGRSSQLRDSTTPASGTPVPFTTETGSRWRTKHFECTGGVVLDDGRFGSSLVIENARFELGRDQELSLRRIQTPELNFTPRAPERGLIVLSGATVEKLLDRVGSWPRDQRLWMAGFTYQQAIPKEGHFNVRERLRWLAAATPEYSPLPYEQLALMYRNSGEDTNARAVLLAKQRRRRETLPLVGKVWGYLQDWTVAYGYRPAQAALWMALLWAASAMYFGAHPPDPLKGDESPHWNAALYALDLLLPVITIGQDNAWDPKGGPQWVAAGLILLGWILATTVATGATRLLRRQ; encoded by the coding sequence ATGTGGCAGGCGTTCGTCAACGGCAGCGAGTACGACCTGCGCAGCGGCGAAGAGGAACTCGACGACCCCAACGGCGACCACGAATGGGGGCCGGACCGCACCGTGCGCGCCCGCGTCATCGCGCATCTGCTGCTGCACGGGCCGCCACCGCTGCTGGGACGCGTCTCCTCGCTGCACGTCTCGGGCGCCCGGATCACCGACGTGCTCGACCTCTCCGGCGGCATCATCGAGCCGTACTTCGAGATGCGGCAGTGCCGCTTCGAACGTGAGGTGCGGATGGCGGAGGCCCGCATGCACACGGGGCGGCTCGTCGACTGCTACATACCGCGCCTGGAGGCCGCCCGGCTCAACACCGACGGCGACCTGCACCTGCCGCGCTGCTCGATACCCGAGGGCATCAAGCTCACCGACGCCACCATCGGCACCGACCTGATGCTCAACGAGGCGACGGTCGGCAGCGGCCGCCGCATACGCGCCATCGCCGCTGACGGCATCACCGTCTCCCAGGAACTCCAGGCGAGCCTGCTGGTGACCGACGGCGAGGTGAGCCTGCGCGGCGCGACGGTCGGCAGCTCTCTGCACATGTTCGGCACGGTGCTGCGCAACACCAAGGGCCGCTACGCCTTGTACGCCCCGCAGATGACGGTCGAGCACGTCGCCAGCTTCGCCGACGCCAACCGGGGCCGCTCCTCGCAGCTGCGGGACAGCACGACGCCCGCGTCCGGCACTCCCGTTCCCTTCACCACGGAGACCGGCAGCCGCTGGCGCACGAAGCACTTCGAGTGCACGGGCGGAGTGGTACTGGACGACGGGCGGTTCGGCTCGTCGCTCGTCATCGAGAACGCGCGCTTCGAACTGGGCCGGGACCAGGAACTCTCGCTCCGCCGCATCCAGACACCGGAGCTGAACTTCACACCGCGGGCGCCTGAGCGGGGTCTGATCGTGCTCTCCGGCGCCACCGTGGAGAAGCTGCTCGACAGGGTGGGCAGCTGGCCCAGGGACCAGCGCCTGTGGATGGCGGGCTTCACCTACCAGCAGGCCATCCCCAAGGAAGGCCACTTCAACGTCCGCGAGCGGCTGCGGTGGCTCGCGGCGGCCACACCCGAGTATTCGCCGCTGCCGTACGAGCAGTTGGCGCTGATGTACCGCAACAGCGGTGAGGACACCAATGCCCGCGCGGTGCTCCTGGCCAAGCAGCGGCGCCGCCGCGAGACGCTTCCGCTGGTGGGCAAGGTCTGGGGCTACTTGCAGGACTGGACGGTCGCCTACGGATACCGCCCGGCGCAGGCGGCGCTGTGGATGGCGTTGCTGTGGGCGGCGAGCGCCATGTACTTCGGGGCGCATCCGCCGGACCCTCTCAAGGGCGACGAGTCGCCGCACTGGAACGCGGCGCTGTACGCGCTCGACCTGCTGCTGCCCGTCATCACCATCGGGCAGGACAACGCCTGGGACCCGAAGGGGGGCCCGCAGTGGGTGGCGGCCGGCCTGATCCTCCTCGGCTGGATCCTCGCCACCACCGTCGCCACGGGGGCGACGCGCCTGCTCCGCCGCCAATGA